A single Ochrobactrum sp. BTU1 DNA region contains:
- a CDS encoding protease — MLAISILWIIGGALIIIDALDGETVISARLFGYFLLPEAALCLFAAFASYGTARRMRIVQGVALLGVSVLIISSTPASNFALAVLFGLCFLIDGIVRIGSAWVVRYPRWKVGLIGGIVEVLLAIATLQPWPTWYEGTVGTNVGAVLVLTGIGLLNIAFRIKRLEDGASLTSILSRNPFNQRAAQLYRKRNARNRKQLTVHVWTPTGTAMTSLRQRAINRYIAAVDSSGVISTGHAALEMSPDLYISHYPAAEIDRNPDEFTRTLRATADNNVPGRFLPSYAVESGEWCPSTVQVEIKNIDAARLRTFWKHYRANDTYNLTNRNCSSAVADALDAALEGVYREYRWPVFRALQAIVFPELWAAGLMRKRAESMAWTPGLVLDYARALSALVDSSGRRSHKQSFRLVKKYSRRKSKASIG; from the coding sequence TTGCTTGCGATCTCGATCCTTTGGATCATCGGCGGAGCACTGATCATCATCGATGCACTCGACGGCGAAACAGTTATTTCTGCACGGCTTTTTGGCTATTTTCTGTTGCCCGAAGCCGCACTGTGCCTGTTTGCAGCCTTCGCCAGTTACGGCACTGCGCGCCGAATGCGTATTGTGCAGGGCGTAGCCCTGCTCGGTGTTAGCGTATTGATCATCAGCTCCACTCCTGCGAGCAATTTCGCACTCGCCGTGTTGTTCGGGCTTTGCTTTCTCATAGACGGAATTGTGCGAATTGGCAGTGCTTGGGTCGTTCGTTATCCACGCTGGAAAGTTGGCCTTATCGGCGGTATCGTCGAAGTATTACTGGCAATCGCCACGCTTCAACCCTGGCCGACATGGTATGAAGGCACGGTTGGCACCAATGTCGGAGCAGTGCTGGTCTTAACCGGAATTGGGCTGTTGAACATTGCATTCCGGATCAAGCGTCTAGAGGATGGCGCGTCTCTTACCAGCATATTGAGCAGAAATCCGTTTAATCAGCGTGCAGCTCAGCTCTATCGCAAGCGCAATGCGCGAAATCGTAAGCAACTTACCGTTCATGTCTGGACGCCAACCGGCACCGCAATGACGTCTTTACGACAGCGAGCAATCAACCGATATATCGCCGCTGTCGATAGCAGCGGTGTAATTTCTACCGGCCATGCTGCATTGGAAATGTCGCCTGATCTATATATCAGCCACTATCCAGCCGCCGAGATTGACCGCAACCCCGACGAATTCACCCGTACTTTACGAGCCACTGCAGACAATAACGTACCCGGTCGCTTTCTCCCCAGCTATGCGGTTGAGTCGGGCGAATGGTGCCCCTCGACGGTCCAGGTTGAAATTAAAAACATCGATGCAGCTCGACTTCGCACTTTTTGGAAACACTATCGCGCCAACGACACATATAACCTCACGAACAGAAATTGCTCCAGCGCAGTTGCAGACGCACTTGATGCAGCTCTTGAGGGTGTTTATCGCGAATATAGATGGCCCGTTTTCAGAGCTTTGCAGGCAATTGTATTCCCTGAATTGTGGGCGGCAGGGTTGATGCGCAAACGTGCGGAATCGATGGCCTGGACGCCCGGTCTCGTGCTTGATTACGCGCGAGCGTTATCGGCCTTGGTCGACTCTTCTGGAAGAAGATCGCATAAGCAAAGCTTCCGTCTGGTGAAAAAGTATTCTCGGCGCAAATCCAAAGCATCGATTGGGTGA
- a CDS encoding GntR family transcriptional regulator, translated as MKESDDNAIPERKRGSGGKMVYDLLRDEILDLVLPPGSPIDEVQLAERFKMSRTPIREALLRLAGEGLIDTLPNRSTMVSNIDFLNMHTYFDALTLMYRVTTQLAAKNHRQEDMDIIALHQAEFTKAVNAQDALLMIATNAALHLAISEAGRNPYFTSLFKRLLDEGRRILRLYYQSYDDQLPRRFVEEHEEMIAAIAARDMKLAEQLAHEHAEQIVRQVQKLVMRDDRLEINL; from the coding sequence ATGAAGGAAAGCGATGATAACGCCATTCCTGAACGCAAGCGTGGTTCAGGCGGGAAAATGGTCTATGACTTGCTGCGAGATGAAATCCTCGACTTGGTGCTGCCTCCCGGCAGCCCGATCGATGAGGTCCAGCTTGCAGAGCGGTTCAAAATGTCACGTACGCCAATTCGTGAGGCTTTGCTGAGACTGGCAGGCGAGGGGCTCATCGACACGCTGCCAAATCGCTCGACTATGGTGTCGAATATCGATTTTCTTAACATGCATACCTATTTCGACGCTCTGACTTTGATGTATCGTGTCACGACCCAGCTTGCGGCCAAGAACCACCGGCAGGAAGACATGGACATCATCGCATTGCATCAGGCCGAGTTCACCAAGGCCGTGAATGCTCAGGATGCGCTATTGATGATTGCAACTAACGCAGCGCTTCATCTTGCCATCTCAGAAGCGGGGCGTAATCCATATTTTACAAGCCTCTTTAAGCGCTTGCTGGATGAAGGGCGACGCATTCTGAGGCTCTACTATCAATCCTATGATGATCAATTGCCTCGCCGTTTTGTGGAGGAGCATGAAGAAATGATTGCGGCAATTGCTGCACGGGACATGAAGTTGGCCGAACAGCTGGCCCATGAACATGCCGAGCAGATCGTGCGACAGGTGCAAAAACTGGTGATGCGCGATGACCGGCTGGAAATAAATCTGTAA
- a CDS encoding iron ABC transporter permease → MSAKTATAANPLGLVAVIGLAIVVAVPFIFIVLQAIFPQIGQGVLTMPFVHLPALFEDPKLLRMTANTILLGISVVVLSAIIAVPLAVFRALYRVPFALVWDVLMLVPFMIPPYIATLGWIMTLQPRGYLEQLSGFNLASFLFSLAGMTFVMALNTFPLVYFAVSRTIEAVGARYSDVGRVFGASPWRSFLRITLPLATPGLAASLLLVFASAIEEYGTPAALGSRSGFDVLVTEIDLRISDWPIDLSGAAVFSLALVMLSLAAFMLQRWILTRRSYVTTSGKPQNKDKRDLGALKVPVIILFGVVAFAATGVPLLAILATAMSKTISGGLTMSNLGFDNFADIADNSAGAMRALFNSLSLGLASALVTGLLGAIAAYAVVKMRFRGRFWLDVLTVLPNSLPGVVVAVGLILAWNQPSLIISPYNTPLILLLAYCCILLPQPIRYATAAFHQIGDNLEAAARVCGAGSFTTFRRIMLPLVAPSLITAMLLVFAVATRELVASILVAPVGMQTISIFIWRQFEQGSIGLGMAMAFIAIVLTTLLPLLLMGLLKRTGLVKL, encoded by the coding sequence ATGAGTGCTAAGACCGCTACCGCTGCAAATCCGCTTGGGCTTGTGGCCGTCATTGGCCTTGCCATTGTCGTTGCTGTTCCGTTTATTTTCATCGTTTTACAGGCAATTTTTCCGCAGATCGGGCAGGGTGTGCTAACCATGCCTTTTGTGCATTTGCCGGCATTGTTTGAAGATCCGAAGCTCCTGCGTATGACCGCCAATACCATTTTACTGGGGATCAGCGTCGTCGTGCTTTCGGCTATTATTGCAGTGCCGCTTGCTGTTTTTCGGGCGCTCTATAGGGTGCCGTTCGCGCTGGTATGGGATGTGCTGATGCTCGTGCCGTTCATGATCCCGCCTTATATTGCGACGCTTGGCTGGATCATGACTTTGCAGCCGCGCGGCTATCTCGAGCAGCTCTCAGGCTTCAATCTTGCATCATTTCTGTTTTCACTTGCCGGCATGACATTCGTGATGGCGCTCAACACGTTTCCTTTGGTCTATTTTGCCGTGTCCCGTACAATTGAAGCTGTCGGCGCGCGCTACTCCGATGTGGGTCGGGTGTTTGGTGCCTCGCCGTGGCGTTCGTTTTTGCGAATTACGTTGCCGCTGGCGACGCCCGGACTTGCGGCGAGCTTGCTGCTCGTGTTCGCTTCGGCGATCGAGGAATATGGCACGCCTGCTGCTCTTGGTAGCCGTTCGGGCTTCGACGTTCTGGTGACGGAGATTGACCTGCGCATATCCGACTGGCCGATTGATCTTTCGGGCGCGGCTGTATTTTCGCTGGCTCTAGTAATGTTGTCACTTGCAGCTTTCATGCTCCAGCGTTGGATTTTAACGCGTCGTTCGTATGTGACAACCAGTGGTAAACCGCAGAACAAGGACAAGCGCGATCTCGGAGCGCTCAAGGTTCCGGTGATAATTTTGTTTGGCGTTGTGGCTTTTGCGGCAACCGGCGTGCCGCTGCTTGCGATTCTTGCAACCGCGATGTCGAAGACCATTTCTGGCGGGCTAACGATGTCCAATCTGGGCTTTGATAACTTTGCAGACATCGCAGATAACAGTGCGGGCGCGATGCGGGCTTTGTTCAATAGTCTTTCATTGGGTTTGGCAAGTGCGCTTGTTACGGGGTTGCTCGGTGCTATTGCAGCCTATGCTGTAGTGAAAATGCGGTTCCGTGGACGTTTCTGGCTTGATGTCCTAACGGTGCTGCCGAACTCGCTTCCTGGTGTCGTGGTGGCTGTCGGCCTTATCCTTGCTTGGAACCAGCCATCGCTTATCATCTCGCCTTACAACACGCCGCTCATTCTTTTGCTTGCTTATTGCTGCATCCTGTTGCCGCAGCCAATCCGCTATGCAACAGCCGCGTTTCATCAGATTGGTGACAATCTTGAAGCTGCTGCACGTGTCTGTGGAGCTGGCAGTTTTACAACTTTCCGCCGCATTATGCTGCCGCTGGTCGCACCAAGCCTGATTACTGCTATGCTGCTGGTCTTTGCGGTGGCAACGCGCGAACTGGTCGCCTCCATTCTGGTAGCACCTGTCGGTATGCAGACAATCTCCATCTTTATCTGGCGCCAGTTTGAACAGGGATCCATTGGACTGGGCATGGCAATGGCGTTTATTGCGATTGTGTTGACGACACTACTGCCGCTCTTGCTTATGGGCCTATTGAAACGAACTGGATTGGTAAAGCTCTGA
- a CDS encoding Ldh family oxidoreductase has translation MSETTILSIPTLHERVEAIFRKAGLNAIQAQAVARVIVAGERDHCKSHGIYRIEGALRTVKAGKVKPDAIPEIVKDEASSIVRVNANYGFANPAFELGLPLLAERARKNGIAALVINDCTHFSALWPEVEALTNEGLAALVMCPSYATVAPTGGNKPLLGTNPFAFGWPRKEKSPYVFDFATSVAARGEIELHRRAGKQLPEGWALDAEGNPTTDPETALAGAMLPFGGHKGSAISTMVELLAAIMIGDLTSPEVLDFLGTTTLSPVHGELIIAFSPEAFAKGRPGDPFIRAEAFFEAIVGQGARLPSQRRFKARAESDAEGVKLTKSEIDQLDLLLEKGLEAIS, from the coding sequence ATGAGCGAGACCACCATCCTGAGCATTCCCACACTTCACGAACGCGTAGAAGCGATTTTTCGTAAAGCTGGGTTGAACGCTATACAGGCTCAGGCCGTCGCTCGTGTGATTGTTGCGGGTGAACGCGATCACTGCAAATCTCACGGCATATACCGTATCGAGGGTGCGCTGCGCACAGTCAAGGCCGGGAAGGTAAAACCAGACGCAATTCCTGAAATAGTGAAGGACGAAGCATCGAGCATCGTGCGCGTCAATGCGAACTACGGCTTTGCAAATCCTGCTTTCGAATTGGGCCTGCCACTGCTTGCAGAGCGCGCACGCAAAAACGGTATTGCAGCACTTGTCATCAACGATTGCACGCATTTTTCCGCACTCTGGCCGGAAGTCGAAGCGCTGACAAACGAAGGTCTTGCTGCACTTGTCATGTGCCCCAGTTATGCAACCGTTGCCCCTACCGGCGGTAACAAGCCGTTGCTCGGCACCAATCCTTTCGCATTCGGCTGGCCACGGAAGGAAAAATCGCCTTATGTCTTTGATTTTGCGACATCTGTTGCGGCGCGTGGCGAAATCGAACTCCACCGTCGCGCCGGCAAACAATTGCCCGAAGGTTGGGCGCTGGATGCAGAGGGTAACCCAACCACCGATCCTGAAACTGCACTTGCCGGTGCCATGCTACCGTTTGGCGGCCATAAGGGCTCCGCGATCAGCACGATGGTTGAACTGCTTGCGGCCATCATGATCGGCGATCTGACCAGCCCCGAAGTTCTCGATTTCCTTGGCACCACCACATTGTCGCCGGTGCATGGCGAACTCATCATTGCATTCTCACCGGAAGCCTTTGCCAAGGGTCGTCCCGGAGATCCATTTATCCGTGCGGAGGCGTTCTTCGAAGCCATTGTAGGACAAGGCGCACGCCTGCCTTCGCAACGCCGCTTTAAGGCACGCGCGGAATCAGACGCCGAAGGCGTAAAGCTCACCAAATCAGAGATCGATCAGCTCGATCTGTTGTTGGAGAAGGGGTTGGAAGCTATTTCTTAA
- a CDS encoding Xaa-Pro peptidase family protein: MSLTTTQHPRISNDERLERINVLRRRLSENNIAALLLGSTESLLYYTGLAWHSSERLLGAIITQSELVYIVPGFEQSRVESLPHLAGEMRIWQEEQNSAALVASVLKAGETLAIDDAVPLFVYNALRAQLGADRLVDAGPIIRQQRIVKSQTEIDIIKYAMELTLEVQRRAHQFIRPGIAASDVVRFIDEQHRELTGAGGSTFCIVSFGVATSLPHGADGEQFYENGDVILVDTGCRIDGYHSDLTRTYALDEPSADFERVWSIERQAQQAVFDAAKIGAVCSSLDDAARAVLVEHGLGPDYQLPGLPHRAGHGLGLEIHEAPYIVRDNQLLLQPGMCFSNEPMIVVPGQFGVRLEDHIYMSADGAQWFTKPAKGPTEPFA, translated from the coding sequence ATGTCTCTCACCACCACCCAACATCCACGCATTTCCAATGATGAGCGGCTGGAACGAATTAATGTTTTGCGTCGCCGTCTCAGCGAAAACAACATTGCAGCCTTGCTGCTTGGGTCGACGGAAAGCCTGCTTTACTATACCGGCCTTGCCTGGCATTCGAGCGAGCGCCTGCTTGGCGCAATCATTACGCAAAGCGAGCTTGTCTATATTGTGCCCGGTTTTGAGCAGAGTCGTGTGGAAAGCCTTCCGCATCTGGCGGGCGAAATGCGCATCTGGCAGGAAGAACAAAACAGTGCGGCCCTTGTCGCTTCTGTGCTGAAAGCCGGGGAAACGCTCGCCATTGACGATGCTGTCCCGCTTTTTGTCTATAATGCATTGCGCGCACAACTTGGGGCAGATCGTCTTGTTGACGCTGGCCCGATCATTCGCCAACAGCGAATTGTCAAATCTCAAACCGAAATAGACATCATCAAATATGCCATGGAGCTGACGCTGGAAGTACAACGCCGCGCGCATCAGTTCATTCGTCCGGGCATTGCGGCCTCCGATGTGGTACGCTTTATCGACGAGCAGCATCGTGAACTGACCGGTGCTGGAGGCTCAACCTTCTGCATCGTCTCTTTTGGTGTAGCAACCTCTTTGCCACACGGTGCGGATGGCGAGCAGTTCTATGAGAATGGTGATGTCATTCTCGTGGATACGGGTTGTCGCATCGACGGCTATCATTCCGATCTGACCCGCACCTATGCGCTGGATGAGCCGTCTGCTGATTTTGAGCGTGTCTGGTCGATTGAACGGCAGGCGCAGCAGGCCGTTTTTGATGCTGCAAAGATTGGTGCAGTATGTTCCAGCCTTGATGATGCTGCCCGCGCGGTGCTGGTAGAGCATGGGTTAGGTCCAGATTATCAGCTCCCTGGCCTTCCGCATCGCGCGGGGCACGGTCTGGGACTGGAAATTCATGAAGCGCCATATATTGTCCGCGACAATCAGTTGCTGCTTCAACCGGGCATGTGCTTCTCAAATGAGCCGATGATTGTCGTGCCGGGACAGTTTGGCGTTCGTTTGGAAGATCATATTTACATGAGTGCTGACGGCGCGCAGTGGTTTACAAAGCCCGCCAAGGGACCGACCGAGCCATTTGCCTGA
- a CDS encoding aldehyde dehydrogenase (NADP(+)): MAFTPKGKHLVAGEWLDGAGTFQSSPASGPAHSFAVGTVDLVNRACEAAEDAFWSYGYSTRAERAAFLRAIADEIEARIADIVIIGSQETGLPEARLQGETGRTTGQLRLFADHIEKGDYLDRRFDAALPDRQPAPRPEIRLVQRPIGPVAVFGASNFPMAFSTAGGDTAAALAAGCPVVVKGHSAHPGTGEIVAEAVAAAIDKTGIHPGVFSLIQGGRRDVGHALVQNPNIKAVGFTGSLAGGRALFDLCAARPEPIPFFGELGSVNPMFLLPEAMKARAETLGQGWAGSLTMGAGQFCTNPGIAVVLDGADADRFTSAAVEGLKKVAPQTMLTDGIAQAYHEGKERFDTRNAVKPLYETESSGRQVSPNLFETTGERFLSDHSLGEEVFGPLGLVIRVGSVAEMEKLARGFEGQLTTTIHMDDGDISSAQRLLPVLERKAGRVLVNGFPTGVEVVDSMVHGGPYPASTNFGATSVGTMSIRRFLRPVSYQNFPKELLPDDFE; encoded by the coding sequence ATGGCATTTACGCCCAAAGGAAAACACCTTGTTGCTGGCGAATGGCTCGATGGAGCCGGCACTTTTCAATCTTCACCAGCAAGTGGGCCTGCGCATTCGTTTGCAGTCGGTACAGTCGATCTGGTGAATCGGGCGTGCGAAGCAGCCGAAGACGCTTTCTGGTCCTATGGCTATTCGACTCGCGCTGAGCGCGCCGCGTTCCTGCGTGCAATTGCCGATGAAATTGAAGCACGCATTGCTGATATCGTCATTATCGGCTCGCAGGAGACCGGCTTGCCGGAAGCGCGTCTACAGGGTGAAACCGGCCGCACCACAGGCCAACTGCGTCTGTTTGCTGACCACATCGAAAAGGGCGACTATCTTGATCGCCGTTTTGATGCAGCGCTGCCTGATCGCCAGCCTGCACCGCGCCCAGAGATCCGCCTGGTTCAGCGTCCGATTGGACCTGTTGCGGTTTTTGGTGCATCGAACTTCCCGATGGCGTTTTCGACTGCCGGTGGCGACACCGCAGCAGCCCTCGCAGCCGGTTGTCCTGTAGTTGTTAAGGGCCATTCTGCACATCCTGGAACGGGTGAAATTGTGGCTGAGGCTGTTGCAGCCGCTATTGACAAGACGGGCATTCACCCCGGTGTCTTCTCGCTCATTCAAGGCGGTCGCCGCGATGTAGGTCATGCGTTGGTTCAAAATCCAAACATCAAGGCTGTTGGCTTTACCGGCTCGCTGGCCGGCGGACGCGCACTGTTCGACCTTTGCGCAGCGCGCCCTGAGCCAATTCCATTCTTCGGTGAGCTTGGTTCGGTCAACCCGATGTTCCTGCTGCCAGAAGCCATGAAAGCGCGTGCAGAAACGCTTGGACAGGGCTGGGCCGGTTCGCTGACCATGGGCGCAGGCCAGTTCTGCACCAATCCCGGCATCGCCGTGGTTCTGGATGGTGCTGACGCTGATCGCTTTACATCAGCAGCCGTTGAAGGTCTCAAGAAGGTCGCTCCTCAGACTATGCTAACTGATGGTATTGCGCAGGCATATCATGAGGGTAAAGAGCGCTTTGATACGCGCAACGCGGTCAAGCCGCTTTATGAAACTGAGTCGTCCGGCCGTCAGGTTTCGCCGAACCTGTTTGAAACGACGGGTGAACGCTTCTTGTCGGATCATTCTCTGGGCGAAGAAGTATTTGGCCCTCTGGGGCTGGTCATCCGGGTCGGTTCGGTTGCTGAAATGGAAAAGCTCGCACGCGGCTTCGAAGGTCAATTGACGACGACCATTCACATGGATGATGGCGATATTTCATCTGCCCAGCGGCTCCTGCCAGTTCTGGAGCGCAAGGCAGGCCGGGTTCTCGTGAACGGCTTTCCGACCGGTGTTGAAGTGGTCGATTCCATGGTACACGGTGGACCATACCCGGCCTCAACCAACTTTGGCGCAACTAGCGTTGGTACAATGTCGATCCGTCGCTTCCTGCGTCCAGTTTCCTATCAGAATTTTCCGAAGGAACTACTGCCAGACGATTTTGAGTAG
- a CDS encoding ABC transporter substrate-binding protein, whose amino-acid sequence MCFSIRVPSGTIKFLLTLIAFSAFQQPTAVAQVKEATRIVSLGPDVTEIIYALGAGDKIIAVDRSSKYPSEATDKTNVGYRRSLSPEGILTLNTDLIIASEDIGPPEATDVLNQSAVEILYIPVDNSRSGLIKKIGLIAKRLNLVKQGETLTQKVIDDFDAATAYASELSQEKQKKVVFFHGLARLSGAGSDTAADAFIRYAGGINPLSVYSGYKPVSEEWLVKAEPDVVLMLSDGNGGPSRQDVFSHKALQQTPAAKNQSLVVLEGPYMLGFGPRTAEAIRKLAAALYD is encoded by the coding sequence GTGTGTTTTTCCATTCGTGTGCCCTCCGGCACCATAAAATTTCTACTCACCTTAATAGCCTTTAGCGCTTTTCAACAACCAACTGCTGTTGCACAAGTCAAAGAAGCCACACGGATCGTTTCACTCGGCCCCGACGTAACCGAAATCATTTATGCGCTGGGTGCAGGAGACAAAATTATAGCCGTTGATCGGAGCAGCAAATATCCGAGCGAAGCAACTGATAAAACAAATGTTGGCTATCGTCGCAGCTTGTCGCCAGAAGGCATCTTGACCCTCAACACCGATCTCATCATTGCATCCGAAGACATTGGTCCGCCGGAAGCGACAGATGTGCTTAACCAATCAGCTGTCGAGATCCTCTATATTCCAGTCGATAACAGTCGTTCAGGCCTGATTAAGAAGATCGGGCTTATTGCGAAACGCCTCAACCTTGTGAAGCAGGGTGAGACTCTGACCCAGAAAGTCATCGACGACTTCGACGCCGCCACAGCTTACGCAAGCGAGCTATCGCAGGAGAAACAAAAGAAAGTCGTCTTCTTTCATGGCCTGGCCCGACTGAGCGGTGCGGGTAGCGACACGGCCGCCGACGCTTTCATTCGATATGCAGGCGGGATCAATCCGCTGTCGGTCTATTCCGGTTATAAACCAGTCTCGGAAGAATGGCTCGTCAAGGCCGAGCCGGACGTCGTTTTGATGCTTTCCGACGGAAACGGCGGTCCATCCCGCCAAGACGTTTTCTCCCATAAAGCGTTGCAGCAAACCCCGGCTGCGAAAAACCAGTCTCTTGTGGTGTTGGAAGGGCCATATATGCTCGGATTTGGACCGCGCACTGCAGAGGCAATCCGAAAACTGGCCGCCGCACTCTACGACTAG
- a CDS encoding ABC transporter substrate-binding protein, with product MKKSFFSAGMAFAAALITSTAAFADITVYSAGPGKLIEGLAAGFTAKTGTKVNVFQATTGKVMARIEAEAANPVVDVLISASWDTATDFAKRDWLVAYTSPNAEKVPDFLKNETAVAQGVSALGIAWNPNSKTPKPTEWADLAKPEYKDLVNLPDPSQSGATFELIAALQAEQGWDLFKHLHKNGAIAGGANAEALNPVLQGAKAAVFGAVDYISLAGKAKGEAIEVVFPTSGTVIAPRPAMILNWSKNQDEAKRFIDYMLSDEGQKLVADTYLMPARSDVAANRPLISDLKILKIDAEAVYGKRDETLKEFNAIFGAKK from the coding sequence ATGAAGAAGTCCTTTTTCAGTGCGGGCATGGCATTTGCCGCTGCTTTAATCACAAGTACGGCAGCTTTTGCTGATATCACTGTTTATTCGGCAGGCCCCGGCAAGCTGATTGAAGGCTTGGCGGCTGGTTTCACTGCAAAGACGGGCACAAAGGTCAATGTCTTTCAGGCAACGACCGGGAAGGTCATGGCTCGTATTGAGGCTGAGGCTGCCAATCCAGTTGTCGACGTGCTGATTTCGGCATCTTGGGATACAGCGACCGATTTTGCCAAGCGCGATTGGCTTGTGGCTTACACCAGCCCCAATGCTGAAAAAGTTCCTGATTTTCTGAAGAATGAAACCGCTGTTGCACAGGGTGTTTCCGCGCTCGGAATCGCATGGAATCCGAACAGCAAGACACCTAAACCGACCGAATGGGCTGATCTTGCCAAACCAGAATACAAGGACCTTGTGAACTTGCCAGATCCGTCGCAGTCGGGTGCTACTTTTGAGCTCATAGCTGCGCTGCAAGCGGAACAGGGCTGGGATCTATTCAAACATCTGCATAAAAACGGTGCAATTGCTGGGGGTGCCAACGCTGAAGCGCTGAACCCCGTGCTTCAGGGCGCAAAAGCTGCAGTTTTTGGCGCCGTCGATTACATTTCGCTTGCAGGAAAGGCCAAGGGCGAAGCGATTGAAGTGGTCTTCCCGACATCGGGAACTGTGATTGCACCACGCCCGGCCATGATCCTTAACTGGTCGAAAAATCAGGACGAAGCAAAGCGGTTCATCGATTACATGCTTTCTGATGAAGGCCAGAAGCTGGTTGCTGACACCTACTTGATGCCAGCACGTTCTGACGTTGCTGCAAACCGTCCTCTCATCAGCGATTTGAAAATTCTCAAGATTGATGCAGAAGCCGTATACGGCAAGCGCGATGAAACGTTGAAGGAATTCAACGCAATCTTTGGCGCTAAGAAATAA
- a CDS encoding dihydrodipicolinate synthase family protein, translating into MAANIFSGVIPALMTPCKDDRSPDYDALVRKGKELIAAGMSAVVYCGSMGDWPLLTDEQRMEGVARLTAAGIPVIVGTGAVNTSVAAAHAAHAQKVGAKGLMVIPRVLSRGSVIAAQKAHFKAILSAAPDLPAVIYNSPYYGFATRADLFFALRAEHPNLVGFKEFGGLADMRYAAENITSRDDDVTLMIGVDTAVFHGFVNCGATGAITGIGNVLPKEVIQLCKLSQAAALGDADARQRALELEQALAVLSSFDEGPDLVLYFKHMMVLKGDKEYTLHFNETDALSDSQRGYVEAQFKLFNSWYAEWSKLPGAVQKYAA; encoded by the coding sequence ATGGCTGCCAATATCTTTTCCGGCGTGATTCCGGCTCTGATGACGCCTTGCAAGGATGATCGCTCACCAGATTATGATGCGCTGGTGCGCAAGGGTAAGGAACTGATTGCAGCTGGTATGTCGGCTGTTGTTTATTGTGGTTCAATGGGCGACTGGCCCCTCCTTACCGACGAACAGCGCATGGAAGGCGTCGCTCGCCTGACTGCTGCTGGTATTCCTGTTATTGTTGGAACGGGGGCTGTGAACACGTCAGTTGCTGCAGCTCATGCTGCGCATGCACAGAAGGTTGGCGCCAAGGGTCTTATGGTCATCCCGCGCGTTCTGTCGCGTGGCTCGGTGATTGCAGCGCAGAAGGCACATTTCAAAGCCATTTTGTCGGCTGCACCTGATCTGCCAGCAGTTATCTATAACAGCCCTTATTACGGGTTTGCCACTCGTGCGGATCTGTTCTTCGCACTGCGTGCAGAGCATCCAAATCTCGTTGGCTTCAAGGAATTCGGTGGCCTTGCCGACATGCGTTATGCAGCCGAAAACATCACCAGCCGCGATGATGACGTCACGCTCATGATCGGTGTTGATACGGCCGTGTTCCACGGTTTCGTCAATTGCGGGGCAACCGGCGCAATCACCGGCATCGGCAATGTTCTGCCGAAGGAAGTGATCCAGCTTTGCAAGCTGTCGCAGGCTGCAGCTTTGGGTGATGCGGATGCACGCCAGCGTGCGCTTGAACTTGAACAGGCGCTTGCTGTGCTTTCATCCTTCGATGAAGGCCCGGATCTGGTGCTTTATTTCAAGCATATGATGGTGTTGAAGGGCGACAAGGAATACACGCTGCACTTCAACGAAACAGATGCTCTTTCCGATAGCCAGCGCGGTTATGTGGAAGCACAGTTCAAGCTGTTCAACAGCTGGTATGCGGAGTGGAGTAAGCTTCCTGGAGCGGTTCAGAAATACGCGGCTTGA